The DNA segment ACGCCCCGGCCGACCGCCGCGGCGCCCACTCCCACGCCCGCGCCCCGGCCAGCCGCCACGGCGCCCACGCCGACGCCCGCGCCCCGGCCCGCCGTCACGGCCCCGGCGCCCTTGCCGGCCCCGACGCCGCGCCCCGCGGTGGGCGTGACGCCTGCCCCCACGCCCCGTCCGACGGGTGTCGCTCCGGGCGCGCGTCCCATGGGGCCCCGCCCCGGGGGTCCCGGCGGCGCGCCCCGGCCGGGTGGCTTCGGCGGACGTCCGGGCGGGTTCCGCCCCTCGACGCCGCGCCCGCCGCCCACGCCGGAGCAGATCCAACTGCTGGCGGCGCGCGAGCACGTCCCCGCCCGCATCGCCAAGGGCGAGCTGGAGGGGAAGATGAAGTGCCGCGTGTGGCGCAAGCTGCACGCCGAGGAGGCCAAGCGCTTCGACCAGGTCTATGAGCTCATGGGCCAGACGCCGGGCCTGTCGCTGGGAGACGCCTTCGGCGTGCTCCAGAGCGGCATGACGGTGGCCGAGTTCATGGCGCGCAAGGAGCGCACCCAGCGCAAGGCCGCCATCAAGCAGGCGCGTGGCGAGGTGGAGAACGCCATCGTCGCCGAGTTCCTGACGGGCCTCATCAGCGGCAAGGCGGAGGTCTCCGTGGTGCTGGCGGAGCGCTCCCTGCTGGACACGCTGGTGGTGGAGGAGCCCATCTCCTTCACGCTGGAGCGCACCGGGCGGCTGGAGAAGCTGCAGGTGGTGCTGCTGGCCCGCCGCGCGGACTGGGAGCGGCTGCTGCCCGGGCTGGAGCGGGACGCGAAGCTGACGCAGAAGCCCGCGTCGGTAGCGCGTCAGCCGGACAAGCGTCCGTACTCGGACCCTCGCGCCTTCCTGGACCACCTGGGCCAGGAGGTGAAGCTGGTGCTGCGCAACGGCATCACCCTGAAGCTCCCGCTGATGCACGTGGGCCGGTTCGACCTGCTGCTCGGCGAGAAGGGCCACGAGGTCTTCGTCCCGCTGCACGCCCTGCTCCGCTTCGAGCCGACCGCGGAGCCGAATCCGGATGTGGATTCGGAGACCGGCTCGGAGACCGGCTCGGAGACCGGCTCCGAGCCCGGCGCCGAAAGCGCCCCCGCGGACGAGGCCTGAGCCTGTCGCGGGGGTGCAGCACCCCCTTCCCTCCTCCCGTCGAGAGACACCCCATGCGCCCGTTCATCTCCCGCATCATCAAGCCCTGGCTCGCCCTGGCCGCGACGGCCGCCATGGTGGGCGCCACGCAGCAGGGGTGCTCCAAGCCCTCGGCGCCGGCGAAGGCCGAGGAGGCGCCCGCGGCGGCCGCTCCCGCGGCGGCTGCTCCCGCCGAGAAGCGCGAGGGGGGCGTGCGCGTGGTGGAGCTGACCGTGACGCAGAAGGGCTACGAGCCCAGCCCGGTGAGCCTCAAGAAGGGTGAGCCGGTGAAGCTGGTGGTGACGCGCAAGACGGAGGAGACGTGCGCCACCGAGGTCGTCATGGACGGCTACGGCATCAACACCCTGCTGCCGCTGAACCAGCCGGTGGAAATCGCCTTCACGCCCAAGGAGTCCGGCGAGCTGGTGTACGGCTGCGCCATGGGGAAGATGATTTCCGGCGTGTTCATGGTGGAGTGAGGCCGCCGGCCGATTTCTGTCCTCCGCGGCAGGTCGGGCTTAGGCTCGGCGGCCAGCATGGGCGGCGCGGCGGACCTCTTCACCCGGCATGTCTTCCTCGACCTCGAGACCACGGGGCTGGACCCGCGTGTCGACGAGGTCATCGAGCT comes from the Pyxidicoccus xibeiensis genome and includes:
- a CDS encoding cupredoxin domain-containing protein; translation: MRPFISRIIKPWLALAATAAMVGATQQGCSKPSAPAKAEEAPAAAAPAAAAPAEKREGGVRVVELTVTQKGYEPSPVSLKKGEPVKLVVTRKTEETCATEVVMDGYGINTLLPLNQPVEIAFTPKESGELVYGCAMGKMISGVFMVE